In one Achromobacter spanius genomic region, the following are encoded:
- a CDS encoding enoyl-CoA hydratase/isomerase family protein — translation MSVLRIDKQGARHVLTLTRPDKMNALSAELVDALIAALDEAEAQGAKLIVLKGEGKNFSAGFDFGDWQSQSEGDLLLRFVRIETLLQRLAASPCLTVALAHGRNFGAGVDVFGACKWRISAPDATFRMPGLKFGLVLGTRRFAALVGAERARVVLEQAATFSAEEALRDGFATRLAVAQEWPDIEQQAWDTALALTDASRIQLYAALSQETPDADLARLVRSAAAPGLKDRIAAYLQAR, via the coding sequence ATGAGCGTGCTGCGGATCGACAAACAGGGCGCGCGACACGTGCTGACGCTGACGCGCCCCGACAAGATGAACGCGCTGTCCGCCGAATTGGTGGACGCGCTGATCGCCGCCCTGGACGAAGCCGAGGCGCAAGGCGCCAAGCTGATCGTGCTGAAGGGCGAAGGCAAGAACTTCAGCGCGGGCTTTGACTTCGGCGATTGGCAGTCGCAAAGCGAGGGCGACCTGTTGCTGCGCTTTGTGCGTATCGAAACCCTGCTGCAACGCCTGGCCGCGTCGCCGTGCCTGACCGTGGCGCTGGCGCATGGCCGCAACTTCGGCGCGGGTGTCGATGTATTCGGTGCCTGCAAATGGCGCATCAGTGCGCCGGACGCCACGTTCCGCATGCCGGGCCTGAAGTTCGGTCTGGTGTTGGGCACGCGCCGCTTTGCCGCGCTGGTGGGCGCCGAGCGTGCCCGCGTGGTGCTGGAGCAGGCCGCCACGTTCAGCGCGGAAGAAGCGCTGCGCGACGGCTTTGCGACCCGGCTTGCCGTGGCGCAGGAATGGCCCGACATCGAACAGCAGGCGTGGGACACGGCGCTGGCATTGACGGACGCCAGCCGCATTCAGCTCTACGCCGCGCTGTCGCAGGAAACGCCCGACGCCGATCTGGCGCGCCTGGTGCGTTCGGCCGCGGCGCCCGGCTTGAAGGACCGCATAGCCGCCTATCTGCAAGCGCGCTAA
- a CDS encoding CaiB/BaiF CoA transferase family protein, with amino-acid sequence MTPSSALAGITVLEICNVAAGPFCGMLLADMGADVIKVENPEGGDTLRSWPPITDGYSENFASLNRNKKSVTLNLKNPEDLALARELAQTVDVLIENNRPGVMDRLGLGYAQLREANPKLVYCSISAYGQSGPRSQEGGFDLTIQAMSGIMSVTGEAGGEPVKCGVPVADFSAGLYGAFAIASALRAAQASGQGTHIDVPMLGATLGIAALQTSEFFGSGKDPVKLGSAHPRNAPYQAFRCQGGYFGMAAGNQALWKSVCATVGRDDLLADPRFTDTSARARNQTALREILEAIFAEGDAQTWLSRFRAAGVPCAPINTYSEVLADPQVEHMGWVQPVELPNGVQTRTFGLPVRFDGQTTALRLRPPALGEHNDEVLGALRAAKKGVVA; translated from the coding sequence ATGACACCCAGTTCGGCACTGGCCGGCATCACCGTGCTGGAAATTTGCAACGTCGCGGCGGGACCGTTTTGCGGCATGTTGTTGGCGGATATGGGCGCCGACGTCATCAAGGTCGAAAACCCCGAGGGCGGCGATACGCTGCGTAGCTGGCCGCCCATCACCGATGGCTACAGCGAGAATTTCGCGTCCTTGAACCGCAACAAGAAGTCGGTGACGCTGAACCTGAAAAACCCCGAAGACCTGGCCCTGGCGCGCGAACTGGCGCAGACCGTCGACGTGTTGATTGAAAACAACCGGCCGGGCGTGATGGACCGGCTGGGGCTGGGTTATGCGCAACTGCGCGAAGCCAATCCCAAGCTTGTCTATTGTTCGATCTCGGCCTACGGGCAGTCGGGTCCGCGTTCGCAGGAAGGTGGTTTCGACCTGACCATCCAGGCCATGAGCGGCATCATGAGCGTCACCGGCGAGGCCGGCGGCGAACCCGTGAAATGCGGCGTGCCCGTGGCGGACTTTTCGGCCGGCCTGTATGGCGCTTTCGCCATCGCATCGGCCTTGCGCGCGGCGCAGGCCAGCGGGCAGGGCACGCACATTGACGTGCCGATGCTGGGCGCCACGTTGGGCATTGCCGCCTTGCAGACGTCAGAATTCTTCGGCAGCGGCAAAGACCCCGTGAAGCTGGGCTCGGCCCATCCGCGCAACGCGCCGTATCAGGCGTTCCGTTGCCAGGGCGGCTACTTCGGCATGGCCGCCGGCAACCAGGCCCTGTGGAAGAGCGTGTGCGCCACGGTCGGGCGCGACGACCTGCTGGCCGACCCGCGCTTTACCGACACCAGCGCCCGCGCGCGCAACCAGACGGCATTGCGCGAGATCCTGGAAGCCATTTTCGCCGAGGGCGATGCGCAGACCTGGCTGTCGCGCTTCCGTGCCGCGGGCGTGCCCTGCGCGCCGATCAACACCTATTCCGAAGTGCTGGCCGACCCGCAGGTGGAACACATGGGCTGGGTGCAGCCGGTTGAACTGCCCAACGGCGTGCAAACGCGCACCTTCGGCCTGCCCGTGCGCTTTGACGGCCAGACCACCGCGTTGCGCTTGCGTCCGCCCGCGCTGGGCGAGCACAACGACGAAGTGCTGGGCGCCTTGCGCGCCGCAAAGAAGGGAGTGGTGGCATGA
- a CDS encoding Bug family tripartite tricarboxylate transporter substrate binding protein, which translates to MKQTWRIALAGAVLALATGPALAQTWPTKPIRMVVPFPPGGATDAAARIYAQHLGDFLGQGVVVENKAGAGGEIGAEYVAKSAPDGYTLLMGAVGSHAIHAAMPDKPGYDFATAFVGVSMATSMPMAVAVNSKVPAKNVQELIALAKSKPGTITFGSAGPGTSQHMAGELFQVVTGTRLMHVPYRGSGPAITDLLGGQIDMVIETLPALLPQVASGKIRLLGVTTAKRATALPDLPTLMEQGVKDYSVATAYALLAPAGTPPAVVDKLSAGMQKAAAMESVQQAALKLGADAVATSPADTSRVLKREVARWADVVRMSSAK; encoded by the coding sequence ATGAAGCAAACATGGCGCATTGCCCTGGCGGGCGCGGTCCTGGCGCTTGCCACCGGCCCCGCCCTGGCCCAGACCTGGCCGACCAAGCCCATCCGCATGGTCGTGCCCTTCCCGCCCGGCGGCGCCACCGATGCCGCGGCCCGCATCTATGCGCAGCACCTGGGCGACTTCCTGGGGCAAGGGGTTGTGGTTGAAAACAAGGCGGGCGCGGGCGGCGAGATCGGCGCGGAATACGTGGCCAAGTCCGCCCCCGATGGCTACACCCTGCTGATGGGTGCCGTGGGCAGCCATGCCATCCATGCGGCCATGCCCGACAAGCCCGGCTACGATTTCGCCACCGCCTTCGTCGGCGTGTCGATGGCCACCAGCATGCCCATGGCGGTGGCCGTCAACAGCAAGGTGCCGGCCAAAAACGTGCAGGAATTGATTGCGCTGGCCAAGAGCAAGCCCGGCACCATCACCTTCGGTTCGGCCGGGCCGGGCACCTCACAGCACATGGCAGGCGAACTGTTCCAGGTGGTGACCGGTACCCGGCTCATGCATGTGCCGTATCGCGGCAGCGGTCCGGCCATCACCGATTTGCTGGGCGGCCAGATCGACATGGTCATCGAAACCCTGCCGGCGCTGCTGCCGCAAGTGGCCAGCGGCAAAATCCGCTTGCTGGGCGTGACCACCGCCAAGCGCGCCACGGCCTTGCCCGACCTGCCCACCTTGATGGAACAAGGCGTGAAGGACTATTCCGTCGCGACCGCCTACGCGCTGCTGGCCCCCGCCGGCACACCGCCCGCCGTGGTGGACAAGCTGTCGGCCGGCATGCAGAAGGCCGCGGCCATGGAATCGGTGCAGCAAGCGGCATTGAAGCTGGGCGCCGATGCGGTGGCGACCTCCCCGGCTGACACCAGCCGTGTGCTGAAGCGGGAAGTGGCGCGCTGGGCCGATGTCGTGCGCATGTCGTCCGCAAAATGA
- a CDS encoding FAD/NAD(P)-binding protein has protein sequence MKPLDACPGPIATDVAIVGGGSVAISFLYQLLLSWQAGSAARPLTITVFEPQAAPGPGGAYQEDLPSNLLNIPAGNMSARADQRMDFVDWLRTQDPGWLRGYGVDTIEPSDFLPRPLFGAYMRAVYARCRELALAQGVALAHVQSPVHRVSPLQDGNVRIESEGNAPCLARYAVLCNGNLPSQAFPALQGAPGYFNSPYPVADLARGISSDASVCIIGTSLSAVDAVAALQQSGHRGPILCVSRNGRLPSVRSPHNQAPAALRHFNHEGLMRLAARQGGMLTLEAIAGALQDEVLAMHGAVDADEVFGLAVDAQQALDEEIRRSALAARPWQAVAAATNAVVEQVWHLMPPAERQRFQSRWRALWMARRATFPMRNALKLQALFKTGQLQVRAGYVDTRHVEGRHDLAAGAFHTRLRDADGEVTHRSHYLINATSFSVDVAHTDDPLISTLLRDGHARADPFGGVALDFDTGCLKTAQDAVLGQVSVLGSLAGGTYFWTTSMDVNARLARDQAVRIATALARPTGITDPDSRADTPSLAKWTAHRPTHPAPTASS, from the coding sequence ATGAAGCCTCTTGATGCTTGCCCTGGCCCCATCGCCACCGACGTGGCGATTGTGGGCGGCGGCTCGGTCGCCATCAGCTTCCTGTACCAACTGCTGCTGTCTTGGCAGGCGGGCAGCGCGGCGCGCCCGCTGACCATCACCGTGTTCGAACCGCAAGCCGCGCCCGGCCCGGGCGGCGCGTATCAGGAAGACCTGCCCAGCAACCTGCTCAACATTCCCGCCGGCAATATGTCGGCACGCGCGGACCAGCGCATGGACTTTGTCGACTGGCTGCGCACGCAGGACCCGGGCTGGTTGCGCGGTTATGGCGTGGACACGATTGAGCCGTCGGACTTTCTTCCACGCCCCTTGTTCGGCGCCTATATGCGGGCCGTGTATGCGCGCTGCCGCGAACTGGCGCTGGCGCAAGGCGTTGCGCTTGCCCATGTGCAAAGCCCCGTGCACCGCGTTTCGCCCTTGCAGGACGGCAATGTGCGAATCGAGTCCGAGGGCAATGCGCCCTGCCTGGCCCGCTACGCCGTGCTGTGCAACGGCAATCTGCCCTCACAGGCCTTCCCTGCCTTGCAAGGTGCACCGGGCTACTTCAACAGCCCCTATCCCGTTGCCGACCTGGCGCGAGGCATATCGTCGGACGCCTCCGTCTGCATCATCGGCACCAGCCTAAGCGCCGTGGACGCGGTGGCGGCCTTGCAGCAATCGGGCCACCGCGGCCCGATTCTTTGCGTGTCGCGCAACGGGCGCCTGCCCTCGGTGCGCAGCCCGCACAACCAGGCGCCGGCCGCGCTGCGCCATTTCAATCACGAAGGGCTCATGCGCCTGGCGGCACGCCAAGGCGGTATGTTGACGCTGGAAGCGATTGCCGGCGCCTTGCAAGACGAGGTGCTGGCGATGCATGGCGCGGTGGACGCGGACGAGGTCTTTGGCCTGGCTGTTGATGCACAACAGGCGCTGGATGAAGAGATACGCCGCTCAGCGCTCGCGGCCCGGCCCTGGCAGGCGGTGGCGGCCGCGACCAATGCGGTGGTCGAGCAGGTGTGGCATCTGATGCCGCCTGCCGAACGCCAGCGATTTCAATCGCGTTGGCGTGCGCTGTGGATGGCGCGGCGCGCCACCTTCCCGATGCGCAATGCGCTGAAGCTGCAAGCGCTGTTCAAGACGGGCCAATTGCAAGTGCGCGCGGGGTATGTGGATACACGCCATGTCGAAGGCCGCCATGACCTGGCCGCAGGCGCGTTCCATACTCGCCTGCGCGACGCCGATGGCGAAGTCACGCATCGCAGCCACTACCTCATCAACGCCACCAGCTTTTCAGTCGACGTCGCACACACCGACGACCCGCTGATCTCAACCCTGCTGCGCGACGGCCATGCGCGCGCCGACCCCTTCGGCGGCGTGGCGCTGGACTTCGATACGGGCTGCCTGAAGACCGCGCAGGACGCCGTGCTGGGCCAGGTGTCGGTGCTGGGCAGCCTGGCGGGCGGCACGTACTTCTGGACCACGTCCATGGACGTCAACGCCCGCTTGGCGCGCGACCAGGCGGTGCGTATAGCAACGGCGCTTGCGCGGCCCACCGGTATCACTGATCCAGATAGCCGCGCCGATACCCCATCCCTTGCGAAATGGACTGCGCACAGGCCGACACATCCGGCGCCAACTGCTTCATCCTAG
- a CDS encoding IclR family transcriptional regulator gives MDKTLLKGLMVLEAVTDVDNPPRTIDALAARVGLTRSNTHRTLQTLIHAGYVIKDDDGGGYRGAVRLFELAARQLAQLDVRKLAAPFMRTLADQTGETVHLSVLDGFDVVYVDKIDSPQPIRAYSMVGGRAPAYAVATGKALLAYQPEGYVERYADQLVRHTPSTIVSLPLLKDELRKIARAGYAVNRGEWREGVGGLAVTLFNSLDQAVAAVGISGPLDRLSAARMKQLAPDVSACAQSISQGMGYRRGYLDQ, from the coding sequence ATGGACAAGACGCTGCTCAAGGGGCTGATGGTGTTGGAGGCGGTGACCGATGTGGACAATCCGCCGCGCACCATCGACGCCCTGGCCGCCCGGGTCGGCCTGACCCGAAGTAATACGCATCGCACGCTGCAAACCTTGATCCACGCGGGCTATGTGATCAAGGACGATGACGGCGGTGGTTACCGGGGCGCGGTGCGTCTGTTCGAATTGGCCGCGCGCCAGTTGGCGCAATTGGACGTGCGCAAGCTGGCCGCGCCGTTCATGCGCACGCTGGCGGACCAGACCGGCGAAACCGTGCACCTGTCGGTGCTGGACGGCTTTGACGTCGTGTATGTGGACAAGATCGACAGCCCGCAACCCATTCGTGCGTATTCGATGGTGGGCGGCCGCGCACCCGCGTATGCCGTGGCCACCGGCAAGGCGTTGCTGGCCTATCAACCCGAAGGCTATGTCGAGCGCTATGCCGATCAGCTTGTGCGCCACACGCCGTCCACCATCGTGTCCTTGCCCTTGCTGAAAGATGAACTGCGCAAGATCGCGCGCGCGGGCTATGCCGTGAACCGCGGCGAATGGCGCGAAGGCGTGGGCGGCCTGGCCGTGACCTTGTTCAACAGCCTGGACCAAGCCGTGGCGGCGGTGGGCATCTCCGGCCCGCTGGACCGCCTGAGCGCCGCTAGGATGAAGCAGTTGGCGCCGGATGTGTCGGCCTGTGCGCAGTCCATTTCGCAAGGGATGGGGTATCGGCGCGGCTATCTGGATCAGTGA
- a CDS encoding cysteine dioxygenase, with protein sequence MPDSFAGLDRLRRFIATATRLATPDALAQTPALRDAFADLVRHDDWLPEDCTVPHPQYYQQYLLHCDPLERFSLVSFVWGPGQFTPVHDHEVWGYVGMLRGAEINQRYVRHADGRVLAAGEPTTLQAGDVERLSPVEGDIHRVSNAYVDRVSISVHLYGGNIGAVSRHVYDPDTGQPKPFVSGYSSPRLPNLWDRSAAVRATIAASGP encoded by the coding sequence ATGCCCGACTCTTTCGCCGGCCTGGACCGGCTTCGCCGCTTTATTGCCACCGCCACACGCCTGGCCACGCCCGACGCGCTGGCGCAAACGCCCGCCCTGCGCGATGCCTTCGCCGACCTGGTGCGCCACGACGACTGGCTGCCCGAAGACTGTACCGTGCCGCATCCGCAGTACTACCAGCAATATCTGTTGCACTGCGACCCCTTGGAGCGATTCTCCCTGGTCAGCTTTGTGTGGGGGCCGGGCCAGTTCACACCCGTGCATGACCACGAAGTCTGGGGCTACGTGGGCATGCTGCGCGGGGCCGAGATCAACCAGCGCTACGTGCGCCATGCCGATGGCCGCGTGCTGGCCGCGGGCGAACCCACCACCTTGCAAGCTGGCGATGTGGAACGCCTGTCGCCTGTCGAGGGCGACATCCATCGCGTGTCCAATGCCTACGTAGACCGCGTGTCGATCAGCGTGCATCTGTACGGCGGCAATATCGGCGCGGTGTCGCGCCATGTCTACGACCCGGATACGGGGCAGCCCAAACCCTTTGTGTCCGGCTATTCGTCACCCCGCCTGCCCAATCTGTGGGACCGGTCGGCGGCGGTACGCGCCACGATCGCGGCCAGCGGCCCTTAA
- a CDS encoding SIR2 family NAD-dependent protein deacylase, with protein sequence MENTQHDIPHALLDALRGAQRVVVFTGAGVSAESGIATFRDALTGLWSRFDAQALATPEAFRAHPDIVWGWYEWRRAQVLRAAPNAAHHAIAALARHVPELTVITQNVDDLHERAGSAQVVHLHGSLHAPRCSACAAPQAFPIAVPDEPDGGRRIPPPACARCGQPVRPGVVWFGESLPGEAWSIALRAAEQCDLLFSIGTSALVYPAAELPQRALATGATVVQVNPNLTPLDAQAHCNLHGAAADVMPRVLAAAFA encoded by the coding sequence ATGGAAAATACGCAGCACGATATTCCTCATGCATTGTTGGATGCGTTGCGCGGCGCGCAGCGTGTCGTGGTTTTTACCGGCGCCGGCGTGTCGGCGGAAAGCGGCATCGCGACGTTCCGCGACGCCTTGACGGGGCTGTGGTCGCGCTTCGATGCTCAAGCGCTGGCCACCCCCGAAGCCTTTCGCGCGCATCCCGACATCGTCTGGGGCTGGTATGAATGGCGGCGCGCGCAAGTGTTGCGCGCCGCGCCGAACGCCGCGCACCATGCCATCGCGGCACTGGCGCGCCACGTGCCTGAATTAACCGTCATCACGCAGAACGTGGACGACCTGCACGAACGCGCGGGCAGCGCGCAGGTGGTGCACCTGCATGGCAGCCTGCACGCGCCGCGCTGTTCGGCTTGCGCCGCGCCGCAAGCCTTTCCGATCGCTGTACCCGACGAACCCGACGGTGGCCGCCGCATTCCTCCGCCCGCCTGCGCGCGCTGCGGTCAACCCGTGCGGCCCGGTGTGGTGTGGTTTGGCGAGAGCCTGCCGGGCGAAGCATGGAGCATCGCGCTGCGCGCGGCGGAACAATGCGACCTGCTCTTCAGCATTGGCACGTCGGCCCTGGTCTACCCCGCAGCGGAACTACCGCAGCGCGCGCTGGCCACAGGCGCGACGGTGGTTCAGGTGAACCCGAACCTCACGCCCCTGGATGCTCAGGCGCATTGCAATCTGCATGGCGCGGCCGCCGACGTGATGCCGCGCGTGCTGGCGGCGGCCTTTGCATAG
- a CDS encoding helix-turn-helix domain-containing protein — protein sequence MEIIIPFSWRLPDVFVRASDGTLHRVVRHATTTEAIAKLESIPSNYHLDCECMLDNGEALVWAGSNRYRQINGGAIYTAEPDVSTPIRERHASDAAKRSEHGPASAGPQTRRADGHNPLPLAVVNLKTGNDWSLIRAWREHLNITTADMAARLGVDHSIYIELERPRPRPRQIVLDRVSEALGVSPDQLDDSLFGGRFL from the coding sequence GTGGAGATCATCATCCCTTTTTCCTGGAGACTTCCCGACGTATTCGTACGTGCGTCGGATGGTACGCTGCACCGTGTTGTGCGCCACGCCACGACCACGGAGGCTATCGCCAAACTTGAGAGCATCCCCAGCAATTACCACTTGGATTGCGAATGCATGCTTGATAACGGCGAGGCGCTCGTGTGGGCGGGAAGCAATCGATATCGACAAATCAACGGCGGCGCCATCTATACCGCCGAACCCGATGTCTCCACTCCCATCCGCGAACGCCATGCCAGCGACGCCGCCAAGCGTAGCGAACACGGCCCCGCCTCGGCTGGCCCGCAAACAAGACGGGCCGACGGGCATAACCCCTTACCACTGGCTGTCGTCAATCTTAAAACCGGCAACGATTGGAGTTTGATACGCGCGTGGCGCGAGCACCTCAATATCACTACTGCTGATATGGCTGCCCGGCTTGGCGTGGATCATTCCATTTACATTGAATTGGAACGGCCACGCCCGCGCCCTCGACAGATTGTGCTGGACCGAGTCTCCGAGGCCTTGGGCGTGTCACCCGACCAACTCGATGATTCATTGTTTGGAGGCCGCTTTCTGTAG
- the mnmH gene encoding tRNA 2-selenouridine(34) synthase MnmH, whose amino-acid sequence MKHLLADLEQLNDFDEIIDVRSPLEYAIDHIPGALNAPVLNDEERVQIGTLYTQVSPFEASRIGAAIVARNIARHLETTFVDRPQGWRPLVYCWRGGKRSGSMTVMFNMIGWRARQLNGGYKRYRGATLLALDTLPTTLRCVVLVGPTGSGKTRLLHALESAGAQTLDLEHLASHRGSLLGAVPGIAQPSQKRFDTLLAARLRALDTTRPVFVEAESRKIGAVALPPALLQAMHQGACIEVVCTPEDRAAFLQQDYAQLFDNADWLKEQLQRLLGLHSRDVINGWLQMVDEGRRLDLASDLIKRHYDPAYARSGHAHYTQLPQATQMRFRPNDADVVEQARALLAAMQK is encoded by the coding sequence GTGAAACACCTGCTCGCTGATCTGGAACAGCTAAACGACTTCGACGAAATCATCGACGTGCGCTCGCCGCTGGAGTACGCCATCGACCACATCCCCGGCGCCCTCAACGCACCGGTACTGAACGACGAAGAGCGCGTGCAAATCGGCACGTTGTACACCCAGGTCTCACCTTTCGAAGCCTCACGCATTGGCGCCGCCATCGTCGCGCGCAATATTGCGCGGCACCTGGAAACCACCTTCGTCGACCGGCCACAAGGCTGGCGGCCGCTGGTGTATTGCTGGCGCGGCGGCAAGCGTTCGGGTTCGATGACGGTGATGTTCAACATGATCGGGTGGCGCGCCAGGCAATTGAACGGCGGCTACAAACGCTACCGAGGGGCCACGCTGCTTGCCCTGGACACCCTGCCCACCACGCTGCGCTGCGTGGTGCTCGTCGGCCCCACGGGCAGCGGCAAGACGCGCCTGCTGCACGCACTTGAATCGGCCGGCGCGCAGACGCTGGACCTTGAGCACCTGGCATCACATCGCGGCTCGCTGCTGGGCGCCGTGCCTGGCATTGCGCAACCGTCGCAAAAACGTTTCGACACCCTGCTCGCGGCGCGGCTGCGTGCCCTGGACACCACGCGACCCGTGTTCGTTGAAGCGGAAAGCCGCAAGATCGGCGCCGTGGCTTTACCGCCTGCCCTGCTGCAAGCCATGCATCAGGGAGCGTGCATCGAAGTGGTCTGCACCCCCGAAGACCGCGCGGCGTTTCTGCAGCAAGACTACGCGCAACTATTCGACAACGCCGATTGGCTCAAGGAACAGTTGCAACGCCTGCTTGGCCTGCACAGCCGCGACGTCATCAACGGCTGGCTACAGATGGTGGACGAAGGCCGCCGCCTGGATCTGGCAAGCGACCTGATCAAGCGCCACTACGACCCCGCGTATGCCCGCAGCGGCCACGCGCACTACACGCAGTTGCCGCAAGCCACGCAGATGAGGTTCAGGCCGAACGATGCGGATGTGGTGGAACAGGCGCGCGCGCTGTTGGCGGCGATGCAGAAGTAG
- a CDS encoding aspartate kinase gives MSLIVHKYGGTSMGSVERIRNVARRVAKWHAAGHQVVVVPSAMAGETNRLLGLAREISPQPDGRELDMIAATGEQASSGLLAIALQAEGVPARSYAGWQVPVRTDSSFTKARISSIDDARVRADLDAGRVVIVTGFQGIDPEGHITTLGRGGSDTSAVAVAAAIKADECLIYTDVDGVYTTDPRVVPEARRMAVVSFEEMLEMASLGSKVLQIRSVEFAGKYRVPVRVLSSLTDPLIPLDEEMVSGTLITFEEDEKMEAAVVSGIAFSRDEAKITLLAVPDKPGIAFSILGPVAAANIDVDMIVQNQSVAGTTDFSFTVNRNEFARAVELLKREVIPAVGARELSTDEKVAKVSIVGIGMRSHVGVASLMFQTLSQEGINIQMISTSEIKTSVIIDDKYMELGVRALHKAFGLDQAPGAKE, from the coding sequence ATGTCCCTGATCGTTCACAAATATGGCGGTACTTCGATGGGCTCGGTCGAGCGCATCCGAAACGTGGCGCGTCGCGTCGCGAAGTGGCATGCCGCCGGCCACCAAGTTGTTGTTGTGCCGTCGGCAATGGCGGGCGAAACCAATCGCCTGCTGGGTCTGGCGCGCGAAATTTCGCCCCAGCCCGACGGCCGCGAACTCGATATGATCGCCGCCACCGGCGAGCAGGCCAGCAGCGGTTTGCTGGCCATTGCGTTGCAGGCCGAAGGCGTGCCCGCGCGCAGCTATGCCGGTTGGCAAGTGCCCGTGCGCACCGATTCGTCGTTCACCAAAGCCCGTATCAGCTCCATCGACGACGCGCGCGTGCGCGCTGATCTCGACGCGGGCCGGGTGGTGATCGTGACCGGCTTCCAGGGCATAGACCCCGAAGGCCACATCACGACGCTGGGCCGTGGTGGTTCGGACACCTCGGCCGTGGCCGTGGCAGCCGCCATCAAGGCCGACGAATGCCTGATCTACACCGACGTGGACGGCGTCTACACGACCGATCCGCGCGTGGTGCCCGAAGCGCGCCGCATGGCCGTCGTTTCCTTCGAGGAAATGCTGGAAATGGCGTCGCTGGGTTCCAAGGTGCTGCAGATCCGCTCGGTGGAATTCGCCGGCAAATACCGTGTACCGGTCCGGGTGCTGTCCTCGCTGACCGACCCGCTCATTCCGCTCGACGAAGAAATGGTCTCGGGCACGCTGATTACTTTTGAGGAAGACGAAAAAATGGAAGCCGCCGTAGTCTCCGGCATCGCCTTCAGCCGCGACGAAGCCAAAATCACCTTGCTGGCGGTGCCCGACAAACCGGGTATCGCTTTCTCCATCCTGGGGCCGGTCGCCGCCGCCAACATCGACGTCGACATGATCGTGCAGAACCAGTCCGTGGCTGGCACTACCGACTTCTCGTTCACCGTGAATCGCAACGAATTCGCGCGTGCCGTCGAACTGCTCAAGCGCGAAGTCATCCCCGCCGTGGGCGCGCGTGAACTGTCCACCGACGAGAAGGTCGCCAAGGTCTCGATCGTGGGCATCGGCATGCGTTCGCACGTGGGCGTGGCCAGCCTGATGTTCCAGACGCTTTCGCAAGAAGGCATCAACATCCAGATGATCAGCACCAGCGAAATCAAGACCTCGGTCATCATCGACGACAAGTACATGGAATTGGGCGTGCGCGCGCTGCACAAGGCGTTCGGCCTGGACCAGGCGCCGGGCGCCAAGGAATAA
- the tilS gene encoding tRNA lysidine(34) synthetase TilS: MRLALRALPAQPARIGVALSGGADSAMLAVHAAAVARELGIGLVLLHVHHGLQDAADEWGRQAHALGAVLGLPVQEARVQVEQGAGKGIEAAARDARYAALAQLARAQGITHVLLAHHRNDQAETVLLRLLRGTGVTGMAAMSEASVRDGITYLRPWLGQDRATILQAAAAVEGACGWRPVEDPTNADPRYTRAAVRELLAPVLDSRWPGWRAIVARHAAHMAEAAQILDEVAREDFARLEPSEDGASFSLKAWRELSPARQAQVLRFWLQQNGARMPTDARLRDLLRQLRELHSLGHDRQLRVEQAGHVVRCHRGRVWVEPRG; the protein is encoded by the coding sequence TTGCGACTGGCCTTGCGCGCCTTGCCAGCGCAACCGGCACGCATCGGCGTGGCGCTTAGCGGCGGCGCCGACTCGGCCATGCTGGCCGTGCACGCGGCGGCGGTGGCGCGCGAACTGGGCATTGGTCTGGTGCTCTTGCATGTGCATCATGGCTTGCAGGATGCCGCTGATGAATGGGGGCGGCAGGCCCATGCCTTGGGCGCCGTGCTGGGGTTACCCGTCCAGGAAGCCCGCGTGCAGGTGGAGCAGGGCGCAGGCAAAGGTATCGAGGCCGCCGCGCGCGACGCCCGCTATGCGGCGCTGGCGCAGCTTGCGCGGGCGCAGGGCATCACCCACGTGCTGCTGGCGCATCACCGCAATGATCAGGCCGAAACGGTATTGCTGCGTCTGTTGCGCGGCACGGGGGTGACGGGTATGGCGGCCATGTCCGAGGCATCCGTTCGTGATGGCATCACCTATTTGCGCCCATGGTTGGGGCAGGACCGCGCCACGATCTTGCAGGCCGCGGCTGCCGTCGAAGGCGCTTGTGGCTGGCGTCCGGTAGAAGACCCCACCAATGCCGACCCGCGCTATACACGCGCCGCCGTGCGCGAATTGCTGGCGCCGGTGCTGGACAGCCGCTGGCCCGGCTGGCGCGCCATCGTGGCGCGGCACGCCGCCCACATGGCCGAAGCCGCCCAGATCCTGGACGAGGTGGCGCGCGAGGACTTCGCGCGGCTGGAACCGAGTGAAGACGGCGCCAGTTTTTCATTGAAGGCCTGGCGCGAATTGTCGCCGGCGCGCCAGGCGCAGGTGCTGCGCTTCTGGCTGCAACAAAACGGCGCGCGCATGCCCACGGATGCACGCCTGCGCGACCTGCTGCGCCAATTGCGCGAGCTGCACAGCCTGGGCCACGACAGGCAGTTGCGGGTGGAGCAGGCCGGCCATGTCGTGCGCTGCCATCGGGGGCGGGTCTGGGTCGAACCGCGCGGATAG